A section of the Methanococcoides sp. LMO-2 genome encodes:
- a CDS encoding carboxymuconolactone decarboxylase family protein has translation MDIEKIREIVEKEPDEAVEEVLEGVKERYGEVPYILNFMRDMPDLLIPKVMYDNSIMREFERLDPKTIELICIGVSSAIRCDHCMKMHIRVAHRLGLTKEEIFDAVLIGGAMSNASVLAEGTRALDLEFNGTKPECDEDCDVCNITNNGNGCKVKNED, from the coding sequence ATGGATATTGAAAAGATCAGGGAGATCGTGGAGAAGGAGCCCGATGAGGCGGTTGAGGAAGTACTGGAAGGCGTAAAGGAAAGGTATGGTGAGGTCCCATATATCCTGAACTTCATGAGAGACATGCCAGACCTTTTGATCCCAAAGGTGATGTATGACAATTCCATCATGAGGGAATTCGAAAGGCTGGACCCGAAGACCATCGAACTGATATGTATCGGCGTTTCCTCGGCCATTCGGTGCGACCACTGCATGAAGATGCACATACGTGTTGCACACAGGCTCGGCCTTACAAAGGAAGAGATTTTCGATGCCGTCCTGATCGGCGGTGCAATGTCCAATGCGTCTGTCCTTGCAGAAGGCACCAGGGCCCTTGACCTTGAGTTCAATGGCACGAAACCTGAATGTGATGAGGATTGTGATGTCTGTAACATCACTAATAATGGCAATGGCTGTAAGGTCAAAAATGAAGACTGA
- a CDS encoding methanogenesis marker 6 protein, whose product MMAETEDNITKIVVISSDSVLPMDAAMKVYESEDAITIKETCFGTMVNGPRDAVERVVETLRSMDRNHIFVKDRGFKPGAEVRCRAGRGGGPRPGFHFLREEVSMLPMIGKALDDYDAGVPLEEKEAPGKLDVSKLKKIINSEL is encoded by the coding sequence ATGATGGCAGAAACTGAGGATAACATCACAAAGATAGTTGTAATAAGTTCTGACAGCGTCCTTCCAATGGATGCGGCCATGAAGGTCTACGAGTCCGAAGATGCCATAACCATCAAGGAGACCTGTTTCGGGACAATGGTAAATGGCCCCCGGGACGCCGTGGAGAGGGTTGTGGAAACCCTGCGTTCCATGGACCGCAATCATATCTTTGTTAAGGACAGGGGTTTCAAACCAGGTGCTGAAGTCAGATGCCGTGCAGGAAGAGGGGGCGGTCCCAGACCGGGTTTCCATTTCCTGAGGGAAGAAGTGAGCATGCTCCCGATGATCGGCAAAGCACTGGATGATTATGATGCAGGAGTTCCTCTTGAAGAGAAGGAAGCTCCCGGGAAACTGGATGTATCGAAGTTGAAGAAGATCATTAATTCTGAATTATGA
- a CDS encoding methanogenesis marker 15 protein, whose product MSDKKDKVQIALVSCGSEYAGVQKELENAASSLNAELVYPEMEVSSLDTIGMEFGLEVASPDLKLMMARAKAVVEGVAKVDGVFVTSCFRCAEAAIVRNEVRRYIFENSGLPVISYSFTERTTAATLLTRLEALTTIARSKHLLAREHQVGITAGIDSGSTTTKAVVMKDDEIIGEGWVPTIKVLESADEALNQALEQAGMKREDLQAIGTTGYGRFLIGEHFNADLMQEEITVNSKGAVYLADRQQGSATVIDIGGMDNKAISVQDGIPGMFTMGGICAGASGRFLEMTSKRLGVEITELGDLAVKGMGKNVEMNSYCIVFGIQSLVNSLAKGSIPEDVAAAACHSVVEQIFEQQLQEVEVKEPLILVGGSSLIAGVPKALGELLKIDVLVPPHSQLIGAVGAALLASGYVKG is encoded by the coding sequence ATGAGCGATAAAAAGGACAAGGTACAGATAGCACTTGTTTCCTGTGGAAGCGAGTATGCTGGTGTCCAGAAAGAGCTGGAAAATGCTGCAAGCTCCCTTAACGCAGAGCTGGTCTATCCCGAGATGGAAGTCTCTTCACTTGATACAATTGGAATGGAGTTCGGACTGGAAGTTGCAAGTCCTGACCTTAAGCTCATGATGGCAAGGGCAAAGGCAGTTGTTGAAGGTGTTGCAAAGGTCGATGGTGTGTTCGTAACATCATGCTTCCGCTGTGCAGAGGCAGCTATTGTCAGGAACGAGGTTCGAAGGTATATCTTCGAGAACTCAGGTCTCCCTGTTATCAGTTATTCATTTACCGAGCGTACAACAGCAGCTACACTGCTGACACGTCTTGAAGCGCTTACCACCATTGCAAGAAGCAAACACCTCCTTGCAAGGGAACATCAGGTGGGCATTACTGCCGGTATCGACTCCGGTTCCACCACCACCAAAGCGGTTGTCATGAAGGACGACGAGATCATCGGTGAGGGCTGGGTTCCAACCATCAAGGTCCTCGAAAGTGCAGATGAGGCCCTGAACCAGGCATTGGAACAGGCAGGTATGAAGAGGGAGGACCTCCAGGCCATAGGTACCACAGGATACGGTCGTTTCCTGATAGGTGAGCACTTCAATGCTGACCTTATGCAGGAAGAGATCACTGTGAACTCAAAAGGTGCGGTCTATCTTGCAGACAGGCAGCAGGGCAGTGCAACAGTCATCGATATCGGTGGAATGGACAATAAGGCGATCTCAGTACAGGATGGTATTCCCGGAATGTTCACAATGGGTGGTATCTGTGCCGGTGCTTCCGGTCGTTTCCTTGAGATGACCTCCAAGCGTCTTGGTGTCGAGATCACGGAACTCGGTGACCTTGCTGTAAAGGGTATGGGAAAGAATGTGGAAATGAACAGCTATTGTATCGTTTTCGGTATACAGTCCCTTGTGAACTCCCTTGCTAAAGGTTCGATCCCCGAGGATGTGGCAGCTGCGGCATGTCACAGCGTTGTGGAGCAGATCTTCGAGCAGCAGCTTCAGGAAGTAGAGGTAAAGGAGCCTCTTATCCTTGTGGGTGGTTCATCACTTATCGCCGGTGTCCCAAAGGCACTTGGTGAGCTTTTGAAGATCGATGTTCTTGTGCCTCCACATTCACAGCTCATTGGTGCTGTGGGTGCAGCACTTCTGGCATCCGGTTACGTTAAGGGGTGA
- a CDS encoding methanogenesis marker 7 protein, with amino-acid sequence MAAVLEPYIYEGGIHKHSLILELLEDLGGYLVQKTPASTEVTLVMLIPKKDVQLVEDLCKKLLGKLTPAPLTGTEIAVVSPTLASHHLPHSACDVAEYLRRGGANTNMIGLARGMGRRVALSADYERKLINEHDVAVFSFGTFKDCIINKKPKLFEGIEIPIIVSGGPDLKTEDVPGADMYVGGIGRVAHRMRKGPELDAMDVLNEKVGEIINLKRESISKDPLVVLPARLMKEVQEQVPDIHNVLTPAPITLQLDGMRVKLPFDEYHEAIGNIEFDEGFRLSDVASITPSKMKNYILIKIKRRSEVGSAI; translated from the coding sequence ATGGCAGCAGTACTTGAACCATATATCTATGAAGGCGGTATTCACAAACATAGCCTTATACTTGAACTGCTGGAAGACCTTGGTGGTTATCTTGTCCAGAAGACACCTGCTTCCACAGAAGTTACCCTTGTCATGCTTATTCCAAAGAAGGATGTTCAGCTTGTGGAGGACCTCTGCAAGAAACTGCTTGGAAAACTGACTCCTGCACCCCTGACAGGTACGGAGATCGCAGTGGTGTCCCCGACACTTGCTTCACATCACCTTCCTCATTCAGCATGTGATGTTGCGGAGTACCTGCGTCGAGGAGGTGCGAACACCAACATGATAGGTCTTGCAAGGGGAATGGGCAGAAGGGTCGCCCTTTCTGCAGATTATGAAAGAAAACTTATCAACGAGCATGATGTTGCCGTTTTCTCTTTTGGCACCTTCAAGGACTGTATCATTAACAAGAAGCCCAAGCTCTTTGAGGGCATCGAGATCCCTATAATCGTAAGTGGTGGCCCGGACCTTAAGACAGAGGACGTTCCTGGTGCTGACATGTACGTCGGCGGGATCGGCAGGGTTGCTCACAGGATGAGAAAAGGGCCTGAGCTTGACGCAATGGATGTACTTAATGAGAAGGTCGGTGAGATCATAAACCTGAAAAGGGAAAGTATCTCAAAGGATCCTCTGGTCGTGCTTCCTGCAAGGTTGATGAAAGAAGTACAGGAGCAGGTTCCTGACATCCACAATGTCCTGACCCCTGCACCGATAACACTTCAGCTTGATGGGATGAGAGTAAAGCTTCCTTTTGATGAATATCATGAAGCCATTGGCAATATTGAGTTTGATGAAGGCTTCAGGCTTTCGGATGTTGCGAGCATCACGCCTTCAAAGATGAAGAACTATATTCTGATCAAGATCAAGCGCAGGTCAGAGGTAGGTTCTGCAATTTAA
- the gpmI gene encoding 2,3-bisphosphoglycerate-independent phosphoglycerate mutase — MKFTKRPLLLMILDGWGYSPEDKGNAIALANTANLDRLVEEYPDTLLTASGEAVGLPEGQMGNSEVGHLNIGAGRVVYQDLTRINRDIANGDLFKNPVLLEAINNAKEKRSDLHLMGLFSYGGVHSHMNHMRALIEFAKNEGLDRIYIHTFLDGRDVPPRAALDDMKEHVKFCESTGCAKTATVSGRYYAMDRDKRWDRTQLAYDALTQGIGFKADDPVSAVSDGYERGEDDEFIKPTVIVDENGEPVATVKDNDSVIFFNFRPDRARQLTYAFVNDDFDGFERKVHPDVHYVCMTEYDEKLTVPIAFPPEELKNTLGEVLSKGGVKQLRIAETEKYAHVTFFFNGGVEKQNEGEERCMIPSPKVATYDLKPEMSAYEVTEELIKRIDSDAYDVIVLNLANMDMVGHTGIMEAAIKAVETVDDCVGKIVEHLLEKGGETMIMADHGNAEKMIDYCTPEGCVHTAHTSNPVRFVYVTKEKGISLSKGSLPDVSPTILNVLGIEQPEEMTGHSLIKK; from the coding sequence ATGAAATTCACAAAGAGACCACTTCTATTGATGATACTGGACGGATGGGGATACTCCCCTGAAGACAAAGGGAATGCCATCGCTCTGGCCAATACCGCTAACCTTGACAGGCTGGTAGAAGAGTATCCTGACACACTCCTCACTGCCTCCGGAGAGGCTGTCGGACTGCCTGAAGGGCAGATGGGTAATTCCGAAGTAGGACACCTCAACATCGGAGCAGGACGTGTTGTCTACCAGGACCTCACCCGTATCAACAGGGATATTGCCAACGGCGATCTCTTTAAGAATCCTGTATTGCTGGAAGCCATAAACAATGCAAAGGAAAAACGTTCAGACCTGCATTTGATGGGACTTTTTTCTTACGGCGGCGTCCACAGCCACATGAACCACATGCGTGCCTTGATCGAGTTTGCGAAGAACGAAGGACTTGACAGGATATACATACACACATTCCTCGACGGTCGTGATGTTCCGCCAAGGGCAGCCCTTGATGACATGAAAGAGCATGTGAAATTCTGCGAATCCACAGGATGTGCAAAGACAGCGACCGTTTCCGGCAGGTATTATGCCATGGACAGGGACAAACGCTGGGACCGGACGCAGCTGGCGTATGATGCACTCACACAGGGAATCGGGTTCAAAGCAGATGATCCCGTATCCGCTGTATCAGACGGTTATGAAAGAGGCGAGGATGACGAGTTCATCAAACCTACGGTAATTGTCGATGAGAATGGAGAACCTGTTGCCACTGTAAAAGACAACGATTCTGTGATCTTCTTCAACTTCAGGCCTGACCGTGCAAGACAGCTTACATACGCATTCGTCAACGATGATTTCGATGGATTCGAACGCAAGGTACACCCTGATGTCCATTACGTCTGTATGACCGAATATGACGAGAAGCTCACTGTGCCCATTGCATTCCCTCCTGAGGAACTTAAGAACACACTGGGAGAAGTGCTCAGCAAGGGAGGTGTCAAGCAGTTACGCATTGCGGAAACCGAAAAATATGCCCATGTGACCTTCTTCTTCAACGGCGGAGTGGAAAAGCAGAACGAAGGCGAGGAAAGATGCATGATACCTTCCCCGAAGGTCGCCACCTATGACCTCAAACCTGAGATGAGCGCATACGAGGTCACCGAGGAACTGATCAAGAGGATCGATTCCGATGCTTATGACGTGATCGTACTGAACCTGGCTAACATGGACATGGTAGGCCACACAGGAATAATGGAAGCTGCAATCAAGGCAGTGGAAACCGTTGACGATTGTGTCGGAAAGATCGTCGAGCACCTGCTGGAAAAAGGCGGAGAGACCATGATCATGGCAGACCATGGAAATGCTGAAAAGATGATCGATTACTGCACACCGGAAGGGTGTGTCCACACTGCACATACAAGCAATCCTGTACGCTTTGTGTACGTAACAAAGGAGAAGGGGATCTCACTTTCAAAAGGCAGCCTCCCGGATGTGTCACCAACCATCCTGAATGTCCTGGGAATAGAGCAGCCGGAAGAGATGACAGGACACTCACTGATCAAAAAATAA
- a CDS encoding methanogenesis marker 5 protein — MAKVIIYPTNSLILSDMVERFGHEPLAMMEKIREKITTVGVDSPPLNITPEGPKHGLKYAAVEVPAGVRGRMSIIGPLIDLAEAAIIVGDASISFGCMGCARTNELTKFLIREKDIPILEIQYPHTEEEGKSFVYNIAEFLKALPEGGDEE, encoded by the coding sequence TTGGCAAAAGTTATCATTTATCCGACAAACAGCCTTATCCTTTCCGACATGGTCGAGAGATTCGGGCATGAGCCTCTTGCTATGATGGAGAAGATACGCGAGAAGATCACTACAGTTGGTGTGGATTCTCCTCCATTGAACATCACTCCGGAGGGACCGAAACACGGTCTTAAATATGCGGCAGTAGAGGTTCCGGCAGGTGTCAGAGGAAGGATGTCGATCATTGGTCCGCTTATCGATCTGGCGGAAGCTGCTATCATTGTCGGCGACGCTTCCATAAGTTTTGGCTGTATGGGATGTGCCCGTACAAATGAGCTTACGAAGTTCCTCATAAGGGAGAAGGATATTCCTATACTTGAGATACAGTACCCTCATACTGAAGAAGAAGGAAAGTCCTTTGTGTACAACATCGCAGAGTTCCTGAAAGCTCTTCCGGAAGGCGGTGATGAAGAATGA
- the fen gene encoding flap endonuclease-1, with protein MGTDIGDLLQKHTVEIAELSNKVVAIDAYNTLYQFLSIIRQRDGTPLKDSSGQVTSHLSGILYRFTNLIESGVKPVFVFDGKPPEFKSGTLEKRHEIRENASAKWEDAKAQGLEEEAYKYAQASSKVTKDIIEDSIRLIELMGIPYVRAPSEGEAQAAYMVRKGDADYIGSQDYDSLLFGAPSVIRNLTITGKRKLPRKNIYVDVKPEMISLEESLEELGVTRSQLIDIAMCIGTDYNPGLENIGPKRALKLVKEHGSIEIVLSETGKEIEELDSKKEFFLNPPVTDDYELKWIKPDRAGVIAFLCKGHDFSEDRVNKALDRLEANMGGGQSTLDQWF; from the coding sequence ATGGGCACAGATATTGGTGATCTTCTTCAAAAACATACTGTTGAGATAGCTGAGCTTTCAAACAAGGTAGTTGCTATCGATGCCTACAATACACTTTACCAGTTCCTGAGCATAATCAGGCAACGTGACGGCACTCCTTTGAAGGATTCGAGCGGGCAGGTAACATCGCACCTTTCAGGTATCCTCTATCGCTTCACAAACCTCATTGAGAGCGGTGTCAAACCAGTGTTTGTTTTTGACGGAAAGCCTCCCGAGTTCAAATCGGGAACACTTGAGAAGCGGCATGAGATCCGTGAGAATGCCAGTGCAAAATGGGAAGATGCAAAGGCACAGGGTCTGGAGGAGGAGGCATATAAATATGCACAGGCCTCGTCAAAGGTGACGAAAGATATCATAGAGGACTCGATCAGGCTCATTGAGCTGATGGGCATCCCTTATGTGAGAGCTCCTTCCGAGGGAGAGGCACAGGCTGCTTATATGGTGCGTAAAGGGGATGCGGATTATATCGGCTCCCAGGACTACGATTCTCTGCTGTTTGGTGCGCCTTCTGTTATACGGAACCTTACGATAACCGGCAAGAGGAAACTTCCTCGCAAGAACATCTATGTGGACGTTAAGCCTGAGATGATCTCCCTTGAGGAGAGCCTTGAAGAACTTGGTGTTACACGTTCACAGCTTATCGATATTGCTATGTGCATTGGTACTGATTACAATCCCGGCCTTGAGAACATCGGCCCGAAAAGGGCCCTCAAGCTTGTGAAGGAGCACGGCAGTATCGAAATCGTCCTGTCTGAGACCGGAAAGGAGATAGAGGAGCTTGATTCTAAAAAAGAGTTTTTCCTGAACCCGCCGGTGACCGACGATTATGAGCTAAAATGGATCAAACCGGACCGTGCCGGAGTTATTGCTTTCCTTTGCAAAGGCCACGATTTCTCTGAAGACCGGGTCAATAAGGCACTCGACCGCCTTGAAGCTAACATGGGTGGCGGACAGAGTACGCTTGACCAGTGGTTCTGA
- a CDS encoding methanogenesis marker 3 protein, producing the protein MEAIVLSSNINVEVNGHQIALPPGSTLGDAINESQAPYREGTAIGILKKDEGGKSGAIIDYVVKTSKGDFRIELEDNSSSAAIWAEHFNEYEGIRVRWDSRDAVAFGPFAADIVPTHSSLSLNKYDVVLGAGGLDPNNTHMIIALEDHSSEYGTPEDGVFGKVVSGISILSELGSGDSIVSIEPVMEWEETGEHICTTDLDTVVENGFRIFTYIEVEIDPRAPAGAEHFFALTRHGTFDVEFASSSFISDHSLHGEMCTFENFDPRTRGSVWVRTVGYGSGKMFIARDDRPASIMHSVVGHVSHGIELVQMAEAEQKLMVKTYPEPLWLLGLSLKEAEEKLSALGIELVKKGYAEDDAVIVEQNPGNTIDVLREGKVEVTGVSDSKLVRIKLYDDLAPKTLDFFRHAIDLQFKPVGALPIMMTYEDTYIFKAEKAAEKYKEIFPENVPQGKVEGGELGVTNQAAKRHGMVGVKLNDDDMFGPTGEKFTSTNIIGRILEPEKLKGMKDGDVMYVIEDTGSDQ; encoded by the coding sequence GTGGAGGCGATAGTCCTGAGCAGTAATATTAATGTTGAGGTCAATGGACATCAGATAGCTTTGCCCCCGGGTTCCACTCTGGGGGATGCTATAAATGAATCGCAAGCTCCCTACAGGGAGGGTACTGCCATAGGTATCCTCAAGAAGGACGAGGGCGGTAAAAGCGGTGCTATTATAGATTATGTTGTGAAGACCTCGAAGGGAGACTTCAGGATAGAACTGGAAGATAACTCATCCTCTGCTGCGATATGGGCAGAGCACTTTAATGAATACGAGGGCATAAGGGTACGGTGGGATTCCAGAGATGCAGTTGCATTCGGCCCTTTTGCAGCGGATATTGTTCCTACTCATTCTTCACTTTCACTGAACAAATATGACGTTGTTCTCGGAGCAGGCGGTCTTGATCCGAACAACACTCACATGATAATTGCCCTTGAGGACCATTCTTCGGAATATGGTACTCCGGAAGACGGTGTTTTCGGGAAGGTCGTAAGTGGTATCAGCATCCTGTCCGAGCTGGGCAGTGGTGACAGTATAGTCAGCATTGAACCGGTCATGGAATGGGAAGAGACCGGCGAGCACATATGTACCACTGATCTGGATACTGTGGTAGAGAACGGTTTCAGGATATTCACATATATTGAGGTTGAGATAGATCCCAGAGCACCGGCCGGCGCAGAACATTTCTTTGCTCTGACACGTCATGGGACCTTTGATGTTGAGTTCGCTTCAAGCTCATTTATTTCTGATCATTCATTGCACGGTGAGATGTGCACATTTGAGAATTTCGATCCAAGGACAAGAGGTTCCGTATGGGTCAGGACTGTGGGGTATGGTTCCGGAAAAATGTTCATTGCCCGCGATGACAGGCCAGCCAGCATAATGCATTCGGTGGTGGGACATGTTTCCCATGGAATTGAACTCGTGCAGATGGCAGAGGCCGAGCAGAAACTGATGGTAAAGACATATCCGGAACCACTCTGGCTTTTGGGTCTTTCCTTAAAGGAAGCGGAAGAGAAGCTTTCAGCTCTTGGTATTGAGCTTGTGAAGAAGGGCTACGCCGAAGATGATGCGGTAATTGTTGAGCAGAACCCCGGAAACACCATCGATGTTCTGAGAGAAGGGAAGGTGGAAGTTACCGGAGTCTCGGATTCAAAGCTTGTGAGAATAAAGCTTTATGATGATCTTGCCCCGAAGACGCTTGATTTCTTCAGGCATGCTATCGACCTCCAGTTCAAGCCGGTGGGCGCATTGCCGATAATGATGACGTATGAGGACACCTACATCTTCAAGGCAGAGAAAGCTGCTGAAAAATACAAGGAGATCTTCCCTGAGAACGTTCCCCAGGGCAAGGTTGAAGGCGGGGAACTTGGTGTTACCAACCAGGCTGCAAAGAGGCACGGTATGGTGGGTGTGAAACTTAATGATGACGACATGTTCGGTCCTACAGGTGAGAAGTTCACAAGTACGAACATCATAGGCAGGATCCTTGAACCTGAAAAACTTAAAGGTATGAAGGACGGCGACGTTATGTATGTTATTGAAGATACGGGAAGTGATCAATGA
- a CDS encoding presenilin family intramembrane aspartyl protease PSH → MSSEKDTFRDYVPMFVMAGLILVIQTIALLMASPMEDLGMRAVENPESTANSLYYIGFILVFTFLLLMAIKRNMKWVIQLTILLAVAATVYYGFYPLFFILGFNEMMSNIIAVPLSVGLTALLYKYPEWYVIDITGIIVAAAASSIFGISFGIIPAIVLLSLLAIYDAISVYKTKHMIDLAEGVMDLKLPILFVIPKKLNYSFIKDTLKAEGERDAFFMGLGDAVMPTVLVVSANVFIEHSGFISYPALGAMIGTLVGFFALTIFVMKGKPQAGLPFLNGGVILGYIAGALLSGTPILG, encoded by the coding sequence GTGAGTTCTGAAAAAGACACATTCAGGGATTACGTACCAATGTTCGTAATGGCCGGATTGATACTGGTAATACAGACCATAGCACTTCTTATGGCATCTCCTATGGAGGACCTTGGAATGCGTGCTGTGGAGAACCCGGAATCCACGGCAAACTCCCTCTATTATATCGGATTCATCCTCGTGTTCACTTTCCTGCTGCTTATGGCCATTAAAAGGAACATGAAATGGGTGATACAGCTTACCATACTCCTTGCAGTGGCAGCAACGGTCTATTATGGATTCTACCCGCTGTTCTTCATCCTTGGTTTCAATGAAATGATGAGCAACATAATAGCAGTTCCACTTTCCGTAGGTCTGACTGCACTGCTTTACAAGTACCCTGAGTGGTATGTCATCGACATCACAGGAATTATAGTAGCGGCAGCAGCAAGCTCGATCTTCGGAATATCCTTCGGCATAATCCCCGCCATAGTGCTTCTGTCCCTGCTGGCAATATACGATGCGATCTCCGTCTATAAGACAAAACACATGATCGATCTTGCAGAAGGTGTCATGGACCTGAAACTCCCCATTCTGTTCGTCATCCCCAAGAAGCTGAACTATTCTTTCATTAAGGATACTCTCAAAGCAGAAGGAGAAAGGGATGCGTTCTTCATGGGACTCGGGGATGCAGTCATGCCCACAGTCCTTGTTGTATCTGCAAACGTGTTCATAGAACACAGCGGTTTCATCTCATATCCTGCTCTTGGAGCAATGATAGGAACACTTGTTGGATTCTTTGCACTGACCATCTTCGTCATGAAAGGAAAACCACAGGCAGGACTCCCATTCCTCAATGGAGGAGTTATCCTGGGATACATTGCGGGAGCTCTCCTTTCAGGAACACCGATCCTTGGATAA
- a CDS encoding methanogenesis marker 17 protein: MEPLETFIVETTEPSEAKAYESILKDIISELAFVRTIGRIKVRIRPEESLFMMAMVLRSGLPPIKAKEISETELDRPGSKVLITVTDEKTIPQFLEKLWEQFGRHNVIQPQRNLIEVISDDLEGAEESIGDIVVDDPEKSLRERLADMAIRSTPEGFRIRYHSLDNGRFIFVASEDTMQQEWIDEAGVMLEDLTGDE, translated from the coding sequence ATGGAACCCCTTGAGACATTTATTGTAGAGACCACAGAACCTTCCGAGGCAAAGGCTTACGAAAGCATACTGAAGGATATTATCTCTGAACTTGCTTTTGTAAGGACCATCGGAAGAATAAAAGTGAGGATAAGACCTGAGGAGTCATTGTTCATGATGGCCATGGTCCTTCGTAGTGGTCTACCTCCTATAAAAGCAAAGGAGATCTCTGAAACCGAGCTTGACAGGCCGGGATCGAAGGTCCTGATAACCGTCACTGATGAGAAGACCATCCCGCAGTTCCTGGAAAAACTATGGGAACAGTTTGGCAGGCATAATGTCATACAGCCCCAGAGGAACCTCATTGAGGTTATCTCTGATGACCTGGAGGGAGCCGAAGAATCCATTGGAGATATTGTTGTGGATGATCCGGAAAAATCCCTTCGAGAGAGGCTTGCAGATATGGCAATACGCTCCACTCCTGAGGGTTTTAGGATACGTTATCACTCTCTTGATAATGGCAGGTTCATATTTGTGGCATCCGAGGATACGATGCAACAGGAATGGATAGATGAGGCCGGCGTAATGCTTGAAGACCTGACAGGAGATGAGTAA